A region from the Cannabis sativa cultivar Pink pepper isolate KNU-18-1 chromosome 9, ASM2916894v1, whole genome shotgun sequence genome encodes:
- the LOC115721775 gene encoding uncharacterized protein LOC115721775, with amino-acid sequence MPKTKAITHADLAPSNGCTNLGSKLGVFLIILTILCGLLCFILCLISEATRSEMTWIDTGREGNNNYECVYSGSGKTPLLCAVVAFVGLAIAMMIEHIFMLIAVSKLPPSALATLDPDFGSAKNLTCQAGFFFVTTWICFAVGEILLLIGLSIESGHLKNWYKPRASCLVIREGLFSAAGVLALTSVFLAAGLYLTALKAQKIAQQHENVRRQILETSALYASPPTSPTIHPITAIDRENPILIRDGPIDHTSAFVFPLSYSKDPNLV; translated from the exons ATGCCAAAAACAAAGGCCATAACACATGCAGATCTTGCTCCAAGTAATGGATGCACTAATTTGGGGAGCAAACTTGGTGTCTTCCTAATAATCTTAACTATTCTATGTGGTTTATTATGTTTCATTCTCTGTCTAATTTCAGAGGCCACACGTTCAGAG ATGACATGGATAGACACAGGTAGAGAAGGCAATAATAACTATGAATGTGTATATAGTGGAAGTGGGAAAACACCTTTGCTTTGTGCTGTGGTTGCTTTTGTGGGATTAGCTATTGCCATGATGATTGAGCACATATTCATGTTGATTGCAGTCAGTAAGCTTCCACCTTCTGCTTTGGCCACATTGGACCCAGATTTTGGCTCTGCAAAGAATTTGACATGCCAAGCAGGATTCTTCTTTGTCACCACTTG GATTTGTTTTGCTGTTGGGGAAATCTTGTTACTGATTGGATTAAGCATTGAATCTGGGCATTTGAAGAATTGGTATAAACCAAGAGCCAGTTGCCTTGTAATCAGAGAAGGGTTATTCTCTGCAGCTGGAGTTCTTGCTTTGACATCAGTTTTTCTTGCTGCTGGATTGTACTTGACGGCTTTGAAGGCACAAAAGATTGCCCAACAACATGAAAATGTCAGAAGACAGATTCTTGAGACGTCTGCACTCTATGCATCCCCACCAACATCACCAACCATTCATCCCATTACTGCCATTGACAGAGAGAATCCCATATTAATCAGAGATGGCCCCATTGATCACACTAGTGCTTTTGTTTTTCCTTTATCTTATAGCAAAGACCCAAATTTAGTGTAG